A region of the Leptospira ryugenii genome:
CTCTAGTTGAGCGAAAAGTTTTTTCTGATTCAGAATGCTATCACCTAAAGAAACAAGCTTTGCTTTTCCTTCCTTGAGTAGATCTGCTTTTTCAAAGGTGAGCTTATCTTTTCCCGTTTCCATAAACGAGCGAAATGATTCATGTACTTCTCTATGAGAAAGTAGATAATTTGATTTCTCGGATAATTCTGCCAATTTGCGAAAAGAATCTTTCTTGTTAAGGATTTTATAATCCTCGTTCAAAGCATGGAGTTGCTCATTGATTTCTTTAATTTTCTTTTCATATTGGGATTTTTCTTCTTCCCATTTTGGAATCTCTTCCCAAGCAGAAAACATAGAAACGCGCTCTTCAAGAGCCGTTTGGTATTCCTTTGTTTTGATTTCTAATTCTTGGGAAAGCCGTCTGAATTCTTTTGCAGTAGCGCCAGAACCATTTGTTTTTGCTTTGTCAGCACATAGCTTTACTAATTTCAAAGGATCAAATCCATCGTGAAACAAAGAATTACGAATAATTTCAAAAAATTCTGTGATTTCTTTTTGTTCGCTCAATTCTAGAGCGACCCTTCCTTCGCGAATCGCAAAGGTGTTTAAAAAATTGGTGGGATTTATCTCTATTGGTTCGGTGGTTTGTAGAGCTGCTTTTACATCTTTACCATAACGCTCTGAGAGTATACGTCCATATTTGGTGGCACCCTTAACTTTAATCAAAGAGAAAACGAAAGCATCAAATAGAGTGGTTTTTCCACTTTCATTCGCACCTGAAAAAATCGAGACTTGTTTTAATTCAAAGGATGAATTTTTAAATTTTCCGAAGCGATCTAAAATTAATTTCACTTGGTAACCTCGTTTAATAGAAGTTCAATGCCAAGCTGCTTTGTTAATGCCCAGGAGGATCCTAATTCTTCTTTTTTCTGATCGATGATTTGAATGAATTGCCGTATGGCAACATTTTCTGATATATCAGGAACAGTTTTTACTTTTTGATCATCAAATTCAAGCAATCGAATCCGATCTTTGTACTTTGATTTTAATGCAATTTCATAATTTTGCTTTTCTTGATTTGACTCAACTACACCATTCCAATGAACTAAAAGATAGTCAGACTTGCCATATTGGTCTAAATTTAAGTCTGCTTCAGACTTTGCTTTTCCATTCAAATCGAGTTCAATGTTGAGTTCATAAAACTGTCCTGCTGATTGAATGGGTAAGTATTTTTTAGAAATTCCTTGCTCATTCACCTGGATTAAAACACAAAAGCGAGCTCCAAATTCTCCTTTTCGCCAAACCCGCGAGGAACCTGCATAACAAACCTCTAATTTTCCAAAGGATTGAGATCTTGAGGAATGGATATGGCCAATGGCCACGAAATCCATGTTGAGTTTTTGGAATAGAGCAGGGTCTAACAAGCCCCCTCCCTCTTCCACCTCTTCTTTCGGACCAGTGTAGCTCATGTTCAAGACAGTCGCATGTGCAAGCCCAATCCTCCATTTTGCTTTTTTTTCTGGGATAGAAATGTTAAGCAGCTGCGTATAAGATTGGCTATGCGGAATGCCAAAGATTTCAATCTTTTCATTGAGATAGATAAAGTGATATGGCTCTTCATCTAACAATCGAATTTTTTTACCCCAGTCAAACATTTGGTACCGGGTATGTTTGTCAGGGCGTCTCAATCCTTCATGGTTGCCAGGAAGGAAAAAAACTTCGGCGGAGGCAGATTCCATTTTTTTTACAAACTCATGCCTCAAGGCAACAAAATCAGAATAGGTATCAAAGATGTCGCCACATAAAAAGAGTGCGTCAACTGATTCAGTGTTTGCGATGTTTAATAGCTCATCTAAAATTTGAAAAGAATATGCCTTTTCGGCCTCTGAAATGTGCAGGTCGGAAAACTGTAAAAATTTCATATTTGTCCTAGGATTCCATTTTACCGAAACCCTAGGACAAAAGAGCGCTTACTCAGCAAAAAAGCAAGAAGTCTAGATTACTTTTTCTTGTTTGAATTGGCTAATCTCTGCGTCAGAATACCCTATCGTTTTGAGGATTTCTTCTGTGTGCTCGCCATGTTCTGGAGGGAAGGTTCTAAACGAAAAGGGTGTTTCTGAAAAATGAAAAGGTGAACCATACTGGGTGATCCTTCCGTATTTCGGGTGTTCGACGTCAAAGACCATCTTTCGTTCCTTCCAATGCGGGTCTTGTGTAACCTCCTCCAAACTCAAAATAGGTGAGAGACAAGCATCTTCATTAGAAAAAATAGATTCCAAATCAGAATATGTTTTGGATAGAAAGTATTCTGTTAGAATTGCTTTCCACTTTTCCAGATTTTCTTCTTTCAACGGCATCTCTTTCAAGAGCTCATCTTTACCAATTGCTCTAACAAATGTTTGGAAGAACATGTCTTCTAAAGCACCCAAAGCAACATATCTACCTTCTTTTGTTTGGTAGATTTGGTAATTCGGGAGCTTTCCAGACAAAATCTCATTGCCCGGTTCTGGAGTAATTCCCGAGGCGGAATGAATTCCACCATACAAGGAGAGGAACTGCAATGAAGCATCGGTCATAGAAATGTCTATTCTCTGGCCTTTTCCCGTTTTTTCTCTGTAGTACAAAGCGGCAAGGATGGCTGACAGAGCAGACAAAGAGCCACCACCCACATCTGCCAACTGAAATCCAGCGGGTCTTGGAGGATTTCCTGTTTGGTGGAGAACACCAGAAATCGCTAAATAATTGATATCATGGCCAGCAAAGTCTACGTACTTACCCGAAATCCCATACCCAGAGATTCCGCAATAGATGAGCTTAGGGAATTTTTCTTTCAGCACATCGTATCCTATCCCCATTTTATCCATACCATCAGGACGAAATCCTTCCAAAAGAATATCTGCATCTTCTAATAGTTTAAAAAGAATCTCTTTGGATGCGGGTCGTTTCAAATTTAAGGTAATCGCCTTTTTATTGCGATTCAGCATCATAAACAATGCCGGATAACCTCCGTTACCTTTAAACATAGCTCTTGAAGCATCGTAGGCTCTAGGATTTTCAATCTTGATAACTTCTGCTCCCATATCGGCTAGATGTTGTGAGCAAAGTGGACCTGGGAGCAAGAGCGAAAGATCAACTACCTTCACTCCTGACAATGGCCCTGTATTTTTTTGAGTTTGAGACATTTTATTTCCCTATAGATAATTCTTTTTTTGTTAGTGAACGTAACCTTGTTTTTTCAATATTTCCATGGCATCAGTTTCTAAGTCATCCTTTCTTTCGTAGGATTGTGCACCTTTCCCTTGGCGCCAAACCTGAAAAATATTAGAGAACGATCTCCTAGGTTGATTCAGACCTGTATCATAAAAAGGAAAACAATTCGGATTACATGCATTAGGTGAAATTTCATAAACCCCAATTCCTATTTTATCATCAGCTACAGGTTTTCCGTTCACCTCAAAGCGAAATTGAGGGAAACTAACATCAGGATAGACCTCAAAGCTAATTTGTTTTGACCCTTGCTTTTCAGGAGCCGAATCTTTCCAGACCAAAAGAGCGTTCTGATTGGACTGCCAATCGATTTGAAAATCGTCACTTTCCAAAATTCGAATGGACCCTTCTTTGGTCTGCAATCGGATCTTTACCTCATTTAGCATAGTAAGACCCAGATTGACTCTGATCTGGTATATAGGGATAGGGGGCTCTAAAACCTTTAACTGATTCCAGAGATTGGAGATTATAGATTTTCCTTCTTCTGGCAAGGTTTGGTTATCTATTAATTCACTTAGATCAGAAAAAATAATAGGGGAAAGTTGTTTAGGGTCTTTCTTTCGGTCATAGTAAAAATATTTTTCTTTTCCTACGAATCCCTTCCAAAACTTTCCAGGTTTGTGAAAACGAAATGATTTTTGCAATAAAAAATGCTCTGCAATCCCTACACCTTGCGTTGCTCTAGTCTCGCCATAATATGTACGTTCTGTACTATTTTCAGAAACCAATATATTTCCAAAACTTTGTCCAGAAATCTCAGGTGGAATTGGAATATTCAAATGTTCTAACAAAAATGGATACAAATCAACGGACTGGGTTCTTTTCTGTATCCGCCTTCCTTGCTTTTGATTGGGCATTTTTATGAGGAGTGGTACGTGGATATTTTCATAGAAAAGATCTTGTCCATGTCCAAAGAAAGTATTTGTGCCAGTGAAGGGGGAAATCGCATGGCCTGGATCCATCACTTCACCATGGTCAGCAGTAATCAAAATTAGAGATGTGTCATACAATCCACTCTCCTTTAATGCATCGAAGATGATTTTGATTTGGTCATCGATGTAGGCAACTTCACCTAAATAGTCTCTTTTTCTCTCTTCTAAAATCTCTTTGGTTTGGATACGGTTTGTATATCCAGTGGGTGGTGTATAAGGTTTGTGTGGGTCATTGAAATTGATAAACAGGAAAAAAGGATTTGCATTTTTTTCTTTGGAAATCGTATCAATGACTTCCAATGTTTTATTTGTAATCAGAGGAGTATCTTTCGCAAAATTTGAAAAGTCGTATAACTCTTTAAAGCCGACATTTACTCCCAAACCAAATTGATCATTTAGAAAGGGATTATTTCCAACCATAATCGTATTCATCCCCTGGTTCAAAAGGATACGAGGCAAAGGATATTTGACCTGTCGGTAGAACTCGGACACCTCCTCTCGAGTGGTCGGATAATCCCAGAAATTAACAGGCAAACTACTGGCATATTTTCCAGTAAAAAAAACCAAGGTCGAAGGCCGAGTCCAAGCCGCATTTACCAAATGGTCTTCAAATACATAACTCTCCCTTGCAAATTCATCCAGGTGTGGGCTTACGCCATAATTGCCTAAGATATCTCCGCGAAGTGAATCAATCACGATCCATATCACATTCGATTTAAGGGGTTTGGTATCTACTTGGATGGGAAGATCAGGGCGACAATGAAGAAAGAAAAATAGATTAAAAAATAATAGGAGTACCGATTTCAAGATTCGACATCAAACATCTGCAAAGCGGTCAACCAAACACCGATTAGAATAAAGACAATGCCTATCCACTGGGTTAAGTTCAATCTCTCTTTGAAAAAGAAAGCACTCGCTAACAATACGATAATAAAACCACTCGACGTAAAGACTGGGTAAGCAAGAGATAACTTCAGACCTTTGCCCAGGACAAAACGATAGCCGAGCAGTGCTAATCCGAAACTCGCAAGACCTAAGATGAAGTAAGGATTGAAGAGCGTTTGGAAAAGTCCATTTGCATTGGCTTGGATTGGCTTCTCTGCATCTGCGAGAGAGGATGTCTTCATCAAAATGTTTGCCAATGCATTGAAGAATACAGCTATACAGAAAAAGAGAACGATCTGGACTTGCATGAGATACTGGCAATCTAGAACGTAGCAAACTTAGGTCAAATAGAAAAATGAATGCAAAGACTTTCACATTCCAAGGGAAAAAAGTTGCCTATTATGATTCGGAAACGGCAAACAAACCAACTGTCTTAATCTGCCATGCAAACGGCTATAGTGCCCATTGCTATCGTTACTACTGGGAAGCCCTCAAGGCAGATTATCGAGTGATTGGCTTGGACTTTATTGGACATGGCAAAAGTGAGAGTGATCTCTATTTCCAAAATTGGTATTTCTTTCGAGACCAAATCTTAGAACTCATCCGAGTTGAATCCCTAGAGTCGGTGACTTTGCTTGGGCATTCTTTGGGTGGTGCTTCCTCCCTCCTCGCAGCAGAAAAAAATCCCCATGCCATCCGAAAGGTAATTGCTTTAGATCCAGTGATCTTGGGCTTAAAACTCATTACTCTTGCAAAGATATTCGGAAGCCCATTGGCAAGAGGTGCGTTTAAACGCAGAAAAACATTTAACAATTTAAATCTAGTTCGGCGGGCCTACCAGAAATTCCCAGCCTTCGCCCATTGGGATGGGGCTATATTTGAAGACTATCTAAACTCATGCTTTCGAAAGACTGGCAATGGAGAAGAAGTGGAACTATGCTGTGATCCCAAAGTTGAAGGACGTATCTTTTCTCATGCACACTATACAGTATTTTGGAAATTCAAAAAGATCAAAGTTCCGAGTTTTATCCTCATCCCTGATCCACCTGAAGTATGTACACCGGCCTTAGCAAGGATGATCACGAAAGGTGTGAAATCTTCCGAATTTGAAATTTGGACAAACTGTACTCATTTTTTTCCATTTGAAATTCCTGAAAAGACACTATCTTACATTCTTTCAAAGTTAAAACAATAATGGTTCTTCCGCATCAGGGAAGGCTTGGATGGATTCAGAAGGGTATTGGTGGATTAACTTTGTTATCATTGTTTCTTCCTTAATATTTGGATCAAGCCAAGCTTCTAAATCTTTTTCTTCAATCTGAACTGGTTGTCTCCCTTGGTTTCCTCCTGTATTGTGTACCTCTTTCATGAGTGAGTTCCCTTCTTGGGTCAGAATCGTAAACCAGATGGATTGATCATCAGAATCTGTCTTTCCATAGATCCCCGCAAAACAAAAATTTGATTTATCAGAATTTTGGATTCGGTATCTAATTTTTGTTCCTTTCTCGGACTTCCATTCTAAAAAATAGGAGGCAGGAACTATACACCGCTGCGTTTTGATATGGTCTCTCCATACATTTGAGGAAAATAACTTTTCAACTCTTGTATTGAAGATTACCTTGGGAGACCAATCTGGCTTAATTCCCCAGATTGCCTCTTTCACCTCGTAGCCTGGTTTTGATCTGAGGAGTATAGGTGCTTTGCCACTTGGGAAGTTTTCTGTGCCTTGTAAGGTCTTAAAGAGAGAATCCAATTTTTCCAATTCAAATTCGGGAAGTTCTTGAACCAAGCGGATCCATTTTTGGGTTCCATCTTTTAATGTAATCAAAGTATAACCAAATCTACCGCACATTTTGTACTTTTTCCTGATTTTTATGTTTGTTTGTTTCGAATATTCTTTGCAATATTTGCCTTTTTTCAATCTGATTTGTGATCTGTTTTTGATTGGTTTCATCTAAATTCATCCGCAAAAGTAGATCTCTGTCTGCATGGTAGATATAC
Encoded here:
- a CDS encoding CaiB/BaiF CoA transferase family protein, whose protein sequence is MSQTQKNTGPLSGVKVVDLSLLLPGPLCSQHLADMGAEVIKIENPRAYDASRAMFKGNGGYPALFMMLNRNKKAITLNLKRPASKEILFKLLEDADILLEGFRPDGMDKMGIGYDVLKEKFPKLIYCGISGYGISGKYVDFAGHDINYLAISGVLHQTGNPPRPAGFQLADVGGGSLSALSAILAALYYREKTGKGQRIDISMTDASLQFLSLYGGIHSASGITPEPGNEILSGKLPNYQIYQTKEGRYVALGALEDMFFQTFVRAIGKDELLKEMPLKEENLEKWKAILTEYFLSKTYSDLESIFSNEDACLSPILSLEEVTQDPHWKERKMVFDVEHPKYGRITQYGSPFHFSETPFSFRTFPPEHGEHTEEILKTIGYSDAEISQFKQEKVI
- a CDS encoding alpha/beta fold hydrolase, encoding MNAKTFTFQGKKVAYYDSETANKPTVLICHANGYSAHCYRYYWEALKADYRVIGLDFIGHGKSESDLYFQNWYFFRDQILELIRVESLESVTLLGHSLGGASSLLAAEKNPHAIRKVIALDPVILGLKLITLAKIFGSPLARGAFKRRKTFNNLNLVRRAYQKFPAFAHWDGAIFEDYLNSCFRKTGNGEEVELCCDPKVEGRIFSHAHYTVFWKFKKIKVPSFILIPDPPEVCTPALARMITKGVKSSEFEIWTNCTHFFPFEIPEKTLSYILSKLKQ
- a CDS encoding SOS response-associated peptidase, which gives rise to MCGRFGYTLITLKDGTQKWIRLVQELPEFELEKLDSLFKTLQGTENFPSGKAPILLRSKPGYEVKEAIWGIKPDWSPKVIFNTRVEKLFSSNVWRDHIKTQRCIVPASYFLEWKSEKGTKIRYRIQNSDKSNFCFAGIYGKTDSDDQSIWFTILTQEGNSLMKEVHNTGGNQGRQPVQIEEKDLEAWLDPNIKEETMITKLIHQYPSESIQAFPDAEEPLLF
- a CDS encoding sulfatase, whose translation is MKSVLLLFFNLFFFLHCRPDLPIQVDTKPLKSNVIWIVIDSLRGDILGNYGVSPHLDEFARESYVFEDHLVNAAWTRPSTLVFFTGKYASSLPVNFWDYPTTREEVSEFYRQVKYPLPRILLNQGMNTIMVGNNPFLNDQFGLGVNVGFKELYDFSNFAKDTPLITNKTLEVIDTISKEKNANPFFLFINFNDPHKPYTPPTGYTNRIQTKEILEERKRDYLGEVAYIDDQIKIIFDALKESGLYDTSLILITADHGEVMDPGHAISPFTGTNTFFGHGQDLFYENIHVPLLIKMPNQKQGRRIQKRTQSVDLYPFLLEHLNIPIPPEISGQSFGNILVSENSTERTYYGETRATQGVGIAEHFLLQKSFRFHKPGKFWKGFVGKEKYFYYDRKKDPKQLSPIIFSDLSELIDNQTLPEEGKSIISNLWNQLKVLEPPIPIYQIRVNLGLTMLNEVKIRLQTKEGSIRILESDDFQIDWQSNQNALLVWKDSAPEKQGSKQISFEVYPDVSFPQFRFEVNGKPVADDKIGIGVYEISPNACNPNCFPFYDTGLNQPRRSFSNIFQVWRQGKGAQSYERKDDLETDAMEILKKQGYVH
- a CDS encoding metallophosphoesterase family protein gives rise to the protein MKFLQFSDLHISEAEKAYSFQILDELLNIANTESVDALFLCGDIFDTYSDFVALRHEFVKKMESASAEVFFLPGNHEGLRRPDKHTRYQMFDWGKKIRLLDEEPYHFIYLNEKIEIFGIPHSQSYTQLLNISIPEKKAKWRIGLAHATVLNMSYTGPKEEVEEGGGLLDPALFQKLNMDFVAIGHIHSSRSQSFGKLEVCYAGSSRVWRKGEFGARFCVLIQVNEQGISKKYLPIQSAGQFYELNIELDLNGKAKSEADLNLDQYGKSDYLLVHWNGVVESNQEKQNYEIALKSKYKDRIRLLEFDDQKVKTVPDISENVAIRQFIQIIDQKKEELGSSWALTKQLGIELLLNEVTK
- a CDS encoding DMT family transporter, producing the protein MQVQIVLFFCIAVFFNALANILMKTSSLADAEKPIQANANGLFQTLFNPYFILGLASFGLALLGYRFVLGKGLKLSLAYPVFTSSGFIIVLLASAFFFKERLNLTQWIGIVFILIGVWLTALQMFDVES